One Streptomyces fagopyri DNA window includes the following coding sequences:
- a CDS encoding inositol-3-phosphate synthase, whose protein sequence is MGSVRVAIVGVGNCAASLVQGVEYYKDADPAAKVPGLMHVQFGEYHVGDVEFVAAFDVDAKKVGLDLSDAIGASENNTIKICDVPNKGVTVQRGHTLDGLGKYYRMTIEESAEAPVDVVQILKDKHVDVLICYLPVGSEDAAKFYAQCAIDAKVAFVNALPVFIAGTKEWADKFTEAGVPIVGDDIKSQVGATITHRVMAKLFEDRGVRLERTMQLNVGGNMDFKNMLERDRLESKKISKTQAVTSQIPDRDLGEKNVHIGPSDYVQWLDDRKWAYVRLEGRAFGDVPLNLEYKLEVWDSPNSAGVIIDALRAAKIAKDRGIGGPILSASSYFMKSPPVQYFDDEALANVEKFIKGEVER, encoded by the coding sequence ATGGGTTCGGTTCGCGTAGCCATCGTCGGCGTGGGCAACTGCGCCGCCTCGCTGGTTCAGGGCGTCGAGTACTACAAGGACGCCGACCCGGCGGCCAAGGTCCCCGGCCTGATGCACGTCCAGTTCGGCGAGTACCACGTGGGTGACGTCGAGTTCGTCGCCGCGTTCGACGTCGACGCGAAGAAGGTCGGCCTCGACCTCTCCGACGCCATCGGTGCCAGCGAGAACAACACCATCAAGATCTGCGACGTCCCGAACAAGGGCGTCACGGTCCAGCGTGGCCACACGCTCGACGGCCTCGGCAAGTACTACCGCATGACGATCGAGGAGTCCGCCGAGGCCCCGGTCGACGTCGTCCAGATCCTCAAGGACAAGCACGTCGACGTCCTGATCTGCTACCTGCCCGTCGGCTCCGAGGACGCGGCGAAGTTCTACGCCCAGTGCGCCATCGACGCCAAGGTCGCCTTCGTCAACGCCCTCCCGGTCTTCATCGCCGGCACCAAGGAGTGGGCGGACAAGTTCACCGAGGCCGGTGTCCCGATCGTCGGCGACGACATCAAGTCGCAGGTCGGCGCCACCATCACGCACCGTGTGATGGCGAAGCTGTTCGAGGACCGTGGTGTCCGTCTTGAGCGCACCATGCAGCTCAACGTCGGCGGCAACATGGACTTCAAGAACATGCTGGAGCGCGACCGCCTCGAGTCCAAGAAGATCTCGAAGACGCAGGCCGTCACCTCGCAGATCCCCGACCGCGACCTGGGCGAGAAGAACGTCCACATCGGCCCGTCGGACTACGTCCAGTGGCTCGACGACCGCAAGTGGGCCTACGTCCGCCTCGAGGGCCGTGCCTTCGGTGACGTCCCGCTGAACCTGGAGTACAAGCTCGAGGTCTGGGACTCCCCGAACTCGGCCGGCGTCATCATCGACGCCCTGCGCGCCGCGAAGATCGCCAAGGACCGCGGTATCGGTGGCCCGATCCTGTCCGCGTCGTCGTACTTCATGAAGTCCCCGCCGGTCCAGTACTTCGACGACGAGGCTCTCGCGAACGTCGAGAAGTTCATCAAGGGCGAGGTCGAGCGCTAG
- a CDS encoding PadR family transcriptional regulator, which yields MSRRSGILEFAVLGLLRESPMHGYELRKRLNTSLGVFRAFSYGTLYPCLKTLVTNGWLIEESGNTPEDALAAPLAGRRAKIVYRLTAEGKEHFEELLSQTGPDAYEDEHFAARFAFFGQTSRDVRMRVLEGRRSRLEERLEKMRASLARTRERLDDYTLELQRHGMESVEREVRWLNELIESERAGRDVKGPATEGTSRGASDGPAPQHSTSGETGGLPRHREDSRPDPSDDTTT from the coding sequence ATGAGCCGGCGCTCCGGGATCCTCGAGTTCGCCGTTCTCGGCCTGCTCCGCGAGTCCCCGATGCACGGCTATGAGCTGCGCAAACGACTCAATACGTCACTCGGTGTGTTCCGGGCGTTCAGCTACGGGACGCTCTACCCCTGCCTCAAGACGCTGGTCACCAACGGCTGGTTGATCGAGGAATCGGGGAACACCCCCGAGGACGCCCTCGCCGCACCACTCGCGGGGCGTCGCGCCAAGATCGTCTACCGGTTGACGGCGGAAGGTAAGGAACACTTCGAGGAGCTGCTCTCGCAGACGGGTCCCGACGCGTACGAGGACGAACACTTCGCCGCTCGTTTCGCTTTCTTCGGGCAGACGTCACGCGACGTACGCATGCGCGTACTCGAGGGCCGCCGCAGCCGGCTCGAGGAGCGCCTGGAGAAGATGCGCGCCTCTCTGGCACGCACCCGGGAGCGCCTCGACGACTACACCCTTGAGCTCCAGCGCCACGGAATGGAGTCCGTGGAGCGCGAAGTGCGCTGGCTGAACGAGCTCATCGAAAGCGAGCGGGCGGGACGGGACGTCAAAGGTCCTGCCACCGAAGGCACCTCCCGGGGTGCCTCCGACGGTCCCGCTCCGCAGCACAGCACATCTGGAGAGACGGGCGGCCTGCCCCGGCACCGGGAAGACTCCCGACCGGATCCGTCCGACGACACCACCACGTGA
- a CDS encoding transglycosylase domain-containing protein, with the protein MSEHRRKPPQQQGGGRAAARRGQPGPSADRRATPRGATGSPSDSYESPSGSGGSGGDEERTYGGRAEARRAAQKSSGGGRRRGAEAAGPGGRRGGPGGPNGPGRGRPAGPVKKRIIDYPRAGRSGGARWVPSWKLVSGLFIGFVGSLVAVAGIGYAMVSVPDVAHTAEAQNNVYYWADGSQMVATGGEANRQIINYSQIPAAMRYAVISQENKTFETDSGVDPKGIARAFLNMARGGQTQGGSTITQQYVKNAMLDDQSQTISRKFKEIFVSIKVGATVKKEKIMEGYLNSAYYGRGAYGLQAAARAYFDKDAIKLDESQCAFLAAMLKGATYYDPAGAQSLDTEASPENNRKRATAQWSDTLDKEVKYGHLSAAKRATFKELPTSKNPRSNTRLSGQIGYLVDLAKGYVVHNTKITENQLQQGGYSIYTTFDKSKVKALEDAVKKVRSKKIDPKKRPETDKFVQFGGASVDPTTGAIKAIYGGEDATKHFTNNADQTGAQVGSTFKPFVLAAAMQWGVKDPKGSSERKIASPKSLYSGKNKLKIKTYDGSVWTDKDNKEWLQTNDGNESYNPPSYKIDLREAMRESVNSAYVQLGMDVGLDKVEESVLNAGILKSSLASSAFPSFSIGTSDPSAIRMAGAYATFADSGQQRDPYSVEKISSKDGVVFDHHKIAKSKEAFSPEVADNVTDVLKTVVDKGTGTAAQLTGRQVAGKTGTTDGNKSAWFVGYTPQLSTSIGMYRLDDDASSKNRTFLEMYGTGGEKKIHGASFPAQIWHDYMETALKGQKAENFPTPQPIGEVLNAAPSPSPTPSATSTPSPSPTPSDTPSPTLSNSPSPTTSETCKKFDWTCNGNGGTDAGGSGNGGTDGGVTDSPSPTDTAGNGGNGNGGGFIRGQNG; encoded by the coding sequence ATGAGCGAGCACCGTCGCAAACCGCCGCAGCAGCAGGGTGGCGGACGTGCCGCGGCCCGGCGCGGCCAGCCCGGCCCGTCCGCCGACCGCCGCGCGACACCGCGAGGCGCCACCGGGTCACCTTCCGACTCCTATGAGTCACCATCCGGCTCCGGTGGGTCAGGGGGTGACGAGGAGCGCACGTACGGTGGCCGCGCCGAGGCCAGGCGCGCGGCACAGAAGAGCAGTGGCGGCGGACGCCGCAGAGGCGCGGAGGCCGCCGGACCCGGAGGCCGCCGGGGTGGTCCGGGCGGCCCGAACGGGCCGGGCCGGGGCCGGCCCGCGGGGCCCGTCAAGAAACGGATCATCGACTACCCGCGCGCGGGTAGGTCGGGGGGTGCCCGCTGGGTGCCTTCGTGGAAGCTGGTGTCGGGCCTGTTCATCGGCTTCGTCGGGAGCCTGGTGGCCGTGGCCGGCATCGGGTACGCCATGGTGAGCGTCCCTGATGTGGCGCACACCGCCGAGGCCCAGAACAACGTCTACTACTGGGCGGACGGCAGCCAGATGGTCGCCACCGGTGGTGAGGCGAACCGCCAGATCATCAACTACTCGCAGATCCCCGCCGCGATGCGCTACGCCGTCATCTCGCAGGAGAACAAGACCTTCGAGACCGACAGTGGCGTCGACCCGAAGGGCATCGCGCGTGCCTTCCTGAACATGGCCAGGGGTGGCCAGACGCAGGGTGGCTCCACCATCACCCAGCAGTACGTCAAGAACGCGATGCTGGACGACCAGTCGCAGACGATCTCCCGGAAGTTCAAGGAGATCTTCGTCTCGATCAAGGTGGGCGCCACGGTCAAGAAGGAAAAGATCATGGAGGGCTACCTGAACTCCGCGTACTACGGTCGCGGAGCCTACGGACTCCAGGCGGCCGCACGCGCGTACTTCGACAAGGACGCCATCAAGCTCGACGAGAGTCAGTGCGCCTTCCTGGCGGCGATGCTCAAGGGTGCGACGTACTACGACCCGGCGGGTGCTCAGTCGCTCGATACGGAGGCCAGTCCTGAAAACAACAGGAAGCGGGCCACGGCCCAGTGGTCGGACACACTGGACAAAGAGGTCAAGTACGGGCATCTGAGCGCGGCGAAGCGGGCCACGTTCAAGGAGCTTCCCACGTCCAAGAACCCCCGTTCGAATACCCGGCTCAGCGGCCAGATCGGCTACCTCGTCGACCTCGCCAAGGGGTACGTCGTCCACAACACCAAGATCACCGAAAATCAGCTCCAGCAGGGCGGCTACTCGATCTACACGACCTTCGACAAGTCGAAGGTCAAGGCCCTCGAAGACGCCGTCAAGAAAGTCCGCAGCAAGAAGATCGACCCCAAGAAGCGGCCGGAAACGGACAAGTTCGTCCAGTTCGGCGGGGCCTCGGTCGATCCGACCACGGGGGCGATCAAGGCCATCTACGGCGGTGAGGACGCGACCAAGCACTTCACCAACAACGCGGACCAGACCGGTGCCCAGGTGGGATCGACGTTCAAGCCGTTCGTCCTCGCGGCCGCCATGCAGTGGGGCGTCAAGGATCCCAAGGGGTCGTCGGAGCGCAAGATCGCCTCTCCGAAGAGCCTGTACAGCGGCAAGAACAAGCTCAAGATCAAGACCTACGACGGCAGCGTCTGGACCGACAAGGACAACAAGGAGTGGCTCCAGACCAACGACGGCAACGAGTCGTACAACCCGCCGAGCTACAAGATCGACCTGCGTGAGGCGATGCGGGAGTCCGTCAACTCCGCGTACGTCCAGCTCGGCATGGACGTCGGTCTGGACAAGGTGGAGGAGTCCGTGTTGAACGCGGGCATCCTCAAGAGCAGCCTGGCGAGCTCGGCCTTCCCGTCGTTCTCCATCGGTACCTCCGACCCCAGTGCGATCCGTATGGCCGGCGCGTACGCCACCTTCGCGGACAGCGGACAGCAGCGTGACCCCTACTCGGTCGAGAAGATCAGCAGCAAGGACGGCGTGGTCTTCGACCACCACAAGATCGCCAAGTCGAAGGAGGCCTTCAGTCCGGAGGTCGCCGACAACGTCACCGACGTGCTGAAGACCGTGGTGGACAAGGGAACCGGTACGGCCGCGCAGCTGACCGGCCGCCAGGTGGCCGGCAAGACCGGTACCACCGACGGCAACAAGTCGGCCTGGTTCGTCGGCTACACCCCGCAGCTGTCGACCTCGATCGGCATGTACCGCCTGGACGACGACGCGAGCAGCAAGAACCGCACGTTCCTGGAGATGTACGGCACGGGCGGCGAGAAGAAGATCCACGGCGCCTCGTTCCCCGCCCAGATCTGGCACGACTACATGGAGACCGCGCTCAAGGGGCAGAAGGCGGAGAATTTCCCGACGCCGCAGCCCATCGGCGAGGTCCTCAACGCCGCCCCGAGTCCCTCCCCGACGCCGTCGGCCACTTCGACGCCGTCGCCGAGTCCGACGCCGAGCGACACCCCCAGTCCGACGCTCAGCAACTCTCCCTCGCCCACGACGAGTGAGACCTGCAAGAAGTTCGACTGGACGTGCAACGGCAACGGCGGCACGGACGCAGGAGGCAGTGGCAACGGCGGGACGGACGGAGGAGTCACCGACAGTCCCTCGCCGACCGATACCGCCGGCAACGGCGGCAACGGCAACGGCGGCGGCTTCATCCGTGGCCAGAACGGCTGA
- a CDS encoding DUF6049 family protein produces MAEAADFQGTSPSPAHRWLRRTGALLAGAPLLAGVLQLPASPAAHAAETAAVAAASGSRTVDVSLDSLSPSAPTDGDTITVSGSITNKGKQTVTDAHVGLRVGSALSGRVAIDDAAERTGFQPGLDPLEVGGKYVQKFSELPAGVSQRFSISVPVKDLDLGSDGVYQLGVSLSGQTSAEPWEHVLGIERTFLPWQPEGVDKRTKTTYLWPLISTVHLRAETGSDAQQTPVFQNDDLAKEIAPGGRLDQLLALGGDLDVTWVLDPDLLASVDAMTRNYQIKDGDTTTAGKNQAVAKEWLDKLEKTVSDKEVVALPFADPDLASLAHHGKNVGDSLGHLKDATAVASDTVDTIIHVKPETDFAWPVDGAIDPSIVKVATSAGADKVITRSDSLRETGGLTYTPNAARPIGGGTTAVVADARLSTEFQGDLTKPENSTSAVQEFLAQALALNLQEPNDQRSIVVAPQRMPSVSQAQTMATAVKALQNGNWSDTQGLSAAAKAKPDPDATTRIPSADSYPSSLKKQELQREDFETIQETQRSLDNFTVILTDKSRVVTPFGRAMDRGMSTSWRGRATQGKTFRDGVKNYLEDLTGLVKLIKKSDAKLSGRSATIPVTVQNNLVQGVHHLVLRLTSKQPTRLKIGNGAYDEQPIQVSGEHSQSVKFTTSAKANGPVTVSAQLFTEDGQAYGPDVRFEVKVTEITPTVMLVIGGGVLLLVLAGFRMYTQRKRAAARQAEEERENAPDTEGGTDAEVTDGNGKAGEDGQDGVNSLNGDAAGTVDTVEDTERSKDGPDGESTAEHGADAPEHPSDPAPDTAPESTDPSGTGERVDR; encoded by the coding sequence GTGGCCGAGGCGGCAGACTTCCAGGGGACGAGTCCCTCACCTGCCCACCGGTGGTTGCGGCGCACCGGCGCACTGCTGGCCGGGGCGCCCCTCCTGGCCGGAGTGCTCCAGCTGCCCGCCTCTCCGGCCGCACACGCGGCGGAGACGGCCGCTGTGGCCGCCGCCAGCGGGTCGAGGACGGTCGACGTCTCCCTCGACTCCCTGAGCCCCAGCGCCCCCACGGACGGCGACACGATCACCGTCTCCGGCTCGATCACCAACAAGGGCAAGCAGACGGTCACCGACGCTCATGTGGGGCTGCGGGTGGGCTCCGCCCTCAGCGGCCGGGTCGCCATCGACGACGCCGCCGAGCGCACCGGGTTCCAGCCGGGGCTCGACCCCTTGGAGGTCGGTGGCAAGTACGTCCAGAAGTTCTCCGAGCTCCCCGCCGGCGTCTCGCAGCGGTTCAGTATCTCGGTCCCCGTCAAGGACCTCGATCTCGGCTCCGACGGCGTGTACCAGCTGGGCGTCTCCCTCTCGGGCCAGACCTCCGCGGAACCCTGGGAGCACGTGCTCGGGATCGAGCGGACGTTCCTGCCCTGGCAGCCCGAGGGCGTGGACAAGAGGACGAAGACGACGTACCTCTGGCCGCTGATCTCGACGGTCCACCTCAGGGCGGAGACCGGCTCGGACGCCCAGCAGACCCCCGTCTTCCAGAACGACGACCTGGCCAAGGAGATCGCCCCGGGAGGCCGCCTCGACCAGCTCCTGGCGCTGGGCGGCGATCTCGACGTCACCTGGGTCCTCGATCCGGACCTGCTGGCCTCGGTCGACGCCATGACCCGCAATTACCAGATCAAGGACGGCGACACCACGACGGCCGGCAAGAACCAGGCCGTCGCCAAGGAGTGGCTCGACAAGCTCGAGAAGACCGTCTCCGACAAGGAAGTGGTCGCACTCCCCTTCGCCGACCCGGACCTCGCGTCGCTGGCGCACCACGGCAAGAACGTCGGCGACTCCCTGGGTCATCTCAAGGACGCCACCGCCGTGGCCTCCGACACCGTGGACACGATCATCCACGTGAAGCCGGAGACCGACTTCGCGTGGCCCGTGGACGGCGCCATCGACCCGTCGATCGTCAAGGTCGCCACCTCCGCCGGCGCCGACAAGGTCATCACCCGCAGCGACAGCCTCCGCGAGACCGGCGGACTGACGTACACCCCCAATGCGGCCCGCCCCATCGGCGGCGGCACGACGGCGGTGGTCGCGGACGCCCGACTGTCGACCGAGTTCCAGGGCGACCTGACGAAGCCCGAGAACTCCACGTCGGCCGTTCAGGAGTTCCTGGCGCAGGCTCTCGCGCTCAACCTCCAGGAGCCGAACGACCAGCGCAGCATCGTCGTCGCGCCGCAGCGCATGCCGTCCGTGAGCCAGGCGCAGACGATGGCGACGGCGGTGAAGGCGCTCCAGAACGGAAACTGGTCCGACACCCAGGGCCTGTCCGCGGCCGCCAAGGCCAAACCGGATCCGGACGCCACGACGAGGATCCCCTCGGCGGACTCGTACCCGTCCTCCCTCAAGAAGCAGGAGCTGCAGCGGGAGGACTTCGAGACGATCCAGGAGACGCAGCGCAGCCTCGACAACTTCACGGTCATCCTCACCGACAAGTCCCGCGTCGTGACGCCGTTCGGCCGGGCCATGGACCGGGGCATGTCGACGTCCTGGCGCGGCCGTGCCACCCAGGGGAAGACCTTCCGCGACGGGGTGAAGAACTATCTCGAGGACCTCACCGGTCTCGTCAAGCTGATCAAAAAGTCCGACGCGAAGCTGTCGGGCCGCAGTGCCACGATCCCCGTGACGGTGCAGAACAACCTCGTACAGGGCGTCCACCACCTGGTACTGCGCCTCACGTCGAAGCAGCCCACCCGCCTCAAGATCGGCAACGGCGCCTACGACGAGCAGCCGATCCAGGTCTCGGGCGAGCACAGCCAGTCCGTGAAGTTCACCACCTCCGCCAAGGCCAACGGTCCGGTGACGGTGAGCGCCCAGCTGTTCACCGAGGACGGCCAGGCATACGGCCCCGACGTGCGGTTCGAGGTCAAGGTCACCGAGATCACCCCCACGGTCATGCTGGTCATCGGCGGCGGCGTGCTGCTCCTCGTACTCGCCGGATTCCGGATGTACACGCAGCGCAAGCGCGCCGCGGCCCGGCAGGCCGAGGAGGAGCGGGAGAACGCCCCGGACACCGAGGGCGGAACCGACGCCGAGGTCACGGACGGGAACGGCAAGGCCGGCGAGGACGGCCAGGACGGCGTGAACAGCCTGAACGGGGACGCCGCAGGCACCGTAGACACTGTTGAGGACACCGAGCGCTCCAAGGACGGTCCCGACGGGGAATCCACGGCGGAGCACGGGGCAGACGCCCCGGAGCACCCGAGTGACCCCGCACCGGACACCGCACCGGAAAGCACCGACCCGTCCGGCACGGGTGAGAGAGTGGACCGTTGA
- a CDS encoding LppU/SCO3897 family protein, with the protein MATPPPHGQNPYAQQPTAPMGQQPGQPGVPPQQPYAPFPNQGAPVPPPAPAPAKRGGKKALRIVALILVALAVYGVKWYLGQSDAETASVGNCMHNDGTDSKADLKTVDCSSGDAQYKVVEKFDNTSDDTKCKDVAAATISYIQSGGGHDVVLCLKENK; encoded by the coding sequence ATGGCTACTCCGCCGCCCCACGGCCAGAACCCGTACGCCCAGCAGCCCACCGCTCCCATGGGGCAGCAGCCCGGCCAGCCGGGGGTTCCCCCGCAGCAGCCCTACGCGCCGTTTCCCAACCAGGGCGCCCCGGTGCCCCCGCCGGCGCCCGCGCCGGCGAAGCGGGGCGGCAAGAAGGCGCTGCGCATCGTCGCGCTGATACTCGTCGCCCTGGCCGTGTACGGGGTGAAGTGGTACCTCGGCCAGAGCGACGCGGAGACCGCGTCGGTGGGCAACTGCATGCACAACGACGGCACGGACTCCAAGGCCGACCTCAAGACGGTCGACTGCTCCTCGGGCGACGCGCAGTACAAGGTCGTCGAGAAGTTCGACAACACCAGCGACGACACCAAGTGCAAGGATGTCGCCGCCGCGACGATCTCCTACATCCAGTCCGGCGGTGGCCACGACGTGGTGCTCTGCCTGAAGGAGAACAAGTAG
- a CDS encoding CCA tRNA nucleotidyltransferase — translation MPNANEDNPSALSQVQHRAVSELLRVSPVADDLALRFQEAGFSLALVGGSVRDALLGRLGNDLDFTTDARPEDVLKIVRPWADAVWEVGIAFGTVGAQKDALVGDVRQSFQIEITTYRSEAYDRTSRKPEVSYGDSIEEDLVRRDFTVNAMAVALPEKKFIDPHGGRDDLAGRVLRTPGTPEQSFSDDPLRMMRAARFAAQLDFEVAPDVVAAMTDMAGRIEIVSAERVRDELNKLVLSAHPRKGLTLLVDTGLSAHVLPELPALRLESDEHHRHKDVYDHSLIVLEQAMALEENGPDLTLRLAALLHDIGKPRTRRFESDGRVSFHHHEMVGAKMTKKRMSELKYSNELVKDVSRLVELHLRFHGYGTGEWTDSAVRRYVRDGGPLLDRLHKLTRSDCTTRNKRKATALSRAYDGLEERIAQLQEQEELDSIRPDLDGNQIMEILGIGPGPAIGQAYKFLLELRLENGPMEHDAAMTALKEWWAEQG, via the coding sequence GTGCCGAACGCCAACGAAGACAACCCCAGTGCCCTGAGCCAGGTGCAGCACCGCGCGGTGAGTGAACTGCTGCGGGTGTCCCCTGTCGCCGACGACCTCGCCCTCCGATTCCAGGAGGCCGGGTTCTCCCTCGCCCTCGTCGGCGGCTCGGTCCGGGACGCGCTCCTCGGCCGGCTCGGCAACGACCTGGACTTCACCACGGATGCCCGCCCCGAGGACGTACTGAAGATCGTGCGCCCCTGGGCGGACGCGGTCTGGGAGGTCGGGATCGCCTTCGGCACCGTAGGCGCGCAGAAGGACGCCCTCGTGGGCGACGTACGGCAGTCCTTCCAGATCGAGATCACGACGTACCGTTCCGAGGCGTACGACCGGACGTCCCGCAAGCCCGAGGTGTCCTACGGCGACTCGATCGAGGAAGATCTCGTCCGCCGCGACTTCACGGTGAACGCGATGGCCGTCGCACTGCCGGAGAAGAAGTTCATCGATCCGCACGGGGGCCGGGACGATCTGGCCGGCAGGGTGCTGCGCACCCCGGGAACGCCCGAGCAGTCCTTCTCCGACGATCCGCTGCGGATGATGCGGGCCGCACGGTTCGCGGCTCAGCTCGACTTCGAGGTGGCCCCGGACGTCGTTGCTGCGATGACGGACATGGCAGGACGTATCGAGATCGTCTCGGCGGAACGGGTACGGGACGAGCTCAACAAGCTCGTTCTCTCCGCGCACCCGCGCAAGGGCCTGACGCTGCTCGTCGACACCGGCCTCTCGGCCCATGTGCTGCCCGAACTCCCCGCCCTGCGGCTGGAGAGTGACGAGCACCACCGGCACAAGGACGTCTACGATCACAGCCTGATCGTCCTGGAGCAGGCCATGGCGCTGGAGGAGAACGGCCCCGACCTGACCCTGAGGCTGGCCGCGCTTCTGCATGACATCGGCAAGCCGAGGACCCGGCGCTTCGAGAGCGACGGACGTGTCTCCTTCCACCACCACGAGATGGTGGGCGCGAAGATGACCAAGAAGCGGATGTCGGAGCTCAAGTACTCGAACGAGCTGGTGAAGGACGTTTCCCGGCTGGTCGAACTCCATCTGCGGTTCCACGGGTACGGCACCGGCGAGTGGACCGACTCCGCGGTGCGTCGCTACGTGCGGGACGGGGGTCCACTTCTCGACCGTCTGCACAAGCTGACCCGCTCCGACTGCACCACGCGCAACAAACGCAAGGCGACCGCACTGTCGCGGGCGTATGACGGCCTGGAGGAGCGCATCGCCCAGCTCCAGGAGCAGGAAGAGCTGGACTCGATCCGGCCCGACCTCGACGGCAATCAGATCATGGAGATCCTGGGCATCGGCCCGGGTCCGGCGATCGGCCAGGCGTACAAGTTCCTGCTGGAGCTGCGACTGGAGAACGGCCCGATGGAACATGATGCGGCGATGACGGCACTCAAGGAGTGGTGGGCCGAGCAGGGCTGA
- a CDS encoding MFS transporter, protein MAVVRDLRVLLRFQNFRRLLGIRLLSQGADGVYQVALATYVVFSPEKQTSAASIASAMAVLLLPYSLIGPFAGVLLDRWRRRQVFLYGNMLRAALACVTAVLMLSHVPAGLFYASALCVTAVNRFVLAGLSAALPRVVDSDRLVIANSLSPTAGTLAATAGGGLAFAVRLVASDSDAAVVLVGAALYLCAALASLRISPELLGPEQPWVRPSLRAALAGTARGLVAGVRHLAEPARREAAWALLAMTLMRFCYGALTVMMLMLCRYAWSSGSDDGLALLGLAVGISGAGFFAAAVVTPWAVGRLGPGGWIVVCAGTAAVLEPALGLPFTPPPVLAAAFVLGLTTQGAKIATDTVVQSSVDDGYRGRIFSVYDVLFNVAFVGAAAVAALILPSDGRSAPLVVTVALLYAAVAASMARFERR, encoded by the coding sequence ATGGCCGTCGTGCGTGACCTGCGCGTCCTCCTGCGCTTCCAGAACTTCAGACGTCTGCTCGGGATCCGCCTGCTGTCCCAGGGCGCCGACGGGGTCTACCAGGTCGCGCTCGCCACCTACGTCGTCTTCTCCCCGGAGAAACAGACCTCGGCCGCCTCCATCGCCTCGGCGATGGCCGTCCTGCTCCTCCCGTACTCCCTCATCGGCCCCTTCGCCGGCGTCCTGCTGGACCGCTGGCGACGCCGCCAGGTCTTCCTGTACGGCAACATGCTGCGGGCTGCGCTGGCGTGCGTGACGGCCGTTCTGATGCTGAGCCACGTTCCCGCCGGACTCTTCTACGCCTCCGCGCTCTGCGTCACCGCGGTCAACCGCTTCGTCCTCGCGGGACTCTCGGCCGCGCTGCCCCGCGTCGTCGACTCCGACCGGCTGGTGATCGCCAACTCGCTCTCGCCCACCGCCGGGACACTCGCCGCGACCGCGGGCGGTGGCCTCGCCTTCGCCGTGCGGCTGGTCGCCTCGGACTCGGACGCGGCGGTCGTGCTCGTCGGGGCCGCCCTCTACTTGTGCGCGGCGCTCGCCTCGCTGCGCATCTCGCCGGAACTGCTCGGCCCTGAGCAGCCCTGGGTACGGCCGAGCCTGCGCGCGGCGCTGGCCGGCACCGCGCGCGGTCTGGTGGCGGGCGTGCGCCATCTCGCCGAGCCGGCGCGACGGGAGGCCGCCTGGGCGCTCCTGGCCATGACGCTGATGCGCTTCTGCTACGGCGCCCTGACGGTCATGATGCTGATGCTCTGCCGGTACGCGTGGTCGTCCGGCTCGGACGACGGGCTCGCCCTCCTGGGGCTGGCCGTGGGTATCTCCGGGGCGGGCTTCTTCGCCGCGGCCGTGGTGACTCCATGGGCGGTGGGGCGGCTGGGCCCCGGAGGCTGGATCGTCGTGTGCGCCGGCACGGCCGCGGTCCTGGAGCCCGCTCTCGGCCTGCCCTTCACCCCGCCTCCCGTGCTGGCCGCCGCCTTCGTGCTGGGCCTGACCACACAGGGCGCGAAGATAGCCACCGACACCGTGGTGCAGTCCTCGGTCGACGACGGCTACCGAGGCCGGATCTTTTCCGTCTACGACGTCCTGTTCAACGTCGCGTTCGTCGGCGCGGCCGCAGTAGCCGCTCTCATACTGCCTTCTGACGGACGTTCAGCCCCCCTCGTGGTCACCGTGGCCCTGCTCTACGCGGCCGTTGCGGCCTCTATGGCCCGCTTTGAGCGCCGGTAA